A genomic window from Cotesia glomerata isolate CgM1 linkage group LG7, MPM_Cglom_v2.3, whole genome shotgun sequence includes:
- the LOC123268851 gene encoding uncharacterized protein LOC123268851: MVSDEDKNSPQSSPIPKKKYKQYTSDSTVLIPLRTLNRWRANGFFSDDENTAENQRGASCILEENCVTNNNSAMDDSNILLSDVSDIDSVSSMSTNEDEDKNEDLDKDHCSESRESDSDYNDEVMNNNGEYEDDDDDVEFNYNILNEREEIINADRVERNMLLPNNTLAVDEFVLDLLNLHIKHNITKSALKDVLKIQLKHLPDDNEMPKSLFKLFQYAKDIAPPCKFIRNYYCKKCLFKVEVAISGKKEVKKCSLCKTDQSSDIGFFHEFEVSDQIRFLFEQNNLADKLKRTRAPTGNISDITDGTEYIRVNTRDNIGPYDLTLILNTDGLSLVKSAKSHCWPLMFTIAELPENIRDKFIIVIGLWYDDKCKPSMNLFLKPIFDKLKQCFVDGIDWINPRTGQVTNSKIVTPLIIADAPARAQIQNIMSSNGRYGCNICEIRTVKSKRIAGTKTSRIFPYKIDCKLRIGKRMEAQAKILLKKNDTTQIRGVKGYSAVSCLALIDLGTCVLPEFMHSVLLGVVKQIIGLWFGKKALWSLKDKSDEIDAFMLKIRPPQSLSRLPRK, translated from the coding sequence attccATTGAGGACACTTAATCGATGGCGGGCCAATGGTTTTTTCTCGGATGATGAGAATACAGCTGAAAATCAACGTGGAGCATCATGTATTCTCGAAGAGAATTGtgttacaaataataatagcgCAATGGatgattcaaatattttactaaGCGATGTATCAGATATTGATAGTGTTTCAAGTATGAGCACCAATGAAGACGAAGATAAAAATGAGGATTTAGATAAAGATCATTGCAGTGAAAGTCGGGAATCAGATAGCGACTACAATGATGaagttatgaataataatgGTGAATACgaggatgatgatgatgatgtcgaatttaattataatattttgaacgaaagagaagaaataataaatgccGATAGAGTTGAAAGAAATATGCTGTTGCCTAACAATACACTGGCCGTAGATGAATTTGTATTAGATTTACTAAATTTACACATTAAGCATAACATTACTAAATCTGCATTAAAAgatgtattaaaaattcagcTCAAACATTTGCCAGATGATAATGAAATGCCAAAATCACTATTTAAACTCTTTCAATATGCAAAAGATATTGCTCCTCcttgtaaatttattagaaattattactgtaaaaaatgtttattcaaAGTTGAGGTTGCAATTTCAGGCAAAAAggaagtaaaaaaatgttctctGTGCAAGACAGATCAATCTTCAGATATTGGATTTTTCCATGAATTTGAAGTTTCAGATCAAATAAGATTTctttttgaacaaaataatCTAGCTGACAAATTGAAACGTACTCGAGCACCTACTGGAAATATTTCAGACATAACTGATGGGACGGAATATATTAGAGTAAATACGAGGGATAATATAGGTCCATATGATTTGACACTCATACTAAACACTGATGGTTTATCTCTCGTCAAGAGCGCAAAAAGCCACTGTTGGCCACTTATGTTTACAATTGCCGAGTTACCTGAAAATATAAGAGACAAATTCATAATCGTAATAGGATTGTGGTATGATGACAAATGTAAACCATCAATGAATCTTTTTCTCAAGCCGATTTTTGATAAACTCAAACAATGCTTTGTTGACGGTATTGACTGGATTAATCCAAGAACTGGACAAGTgacaaattcaaaaattgtaacTCCGTTAATTATAGCGGATGCACCAGCAAGAGCccaaatacaaaatattatgTCTTCTAATGGCCGTTACGGATGCAATATTTGCGAAATTCGGACGGTGAAAAGTAAACGCATTGCTGGCACGAAAACTTCACGTATTTTTCCATACAAAATTGATTGTAAATTAAGAATTGGAAAGAGAATGGAAGCTCAAGCGaaaatactattaaaaaaaaatgatacaaCTCAAATTCGTGGGGTAAAAGGATATTCTGCTGTATCTTGTCTTGCTCTAATTGATCTTGGAACATGCGTTCTACCCGAATTCATGCATTCAGTCTTACTTGGTGTCGTTAAACAAATAATTGGTCTTTGGTTTGGAAAAAAAGCGCTTTGGAGTTTAAAAGATAAAAGTGATGAAATTGACGCTTTTATGCTAAAGATACGACCACCGCAATCATTATCAAGATTACCCAGAAAATGA